One window from the genome of Pararhizobium gei encodes:
- a CDS encoding acetyl-CoA carboxylase biotin carboxylase subunit, which produces MTIQSVLVANRGEIAVRIIRAAKALGIRTVQVYSAADGDMLAVRLADEAINIGSPAPKKSYLNIEAVIDAAKAAGVDAVHPGYGFLSENGDFADAVVAAGMIFIGPSGDAIRLLGDKVAARSVAASAGVPTVPGSDGRVDTLEAARAVVEKTGFPMMIKAAAGGGGRGIRIVQTLADLEQQFPQASAEAAAAFGDGGLYLEKVITRARHVEVQILGDGENVVHCFERECSLQRRRQKVWEEAPAFLLPADIREKLCASAVALARAVKYRGAGTVEYLYDEDAGAFYFIEVNTRIQVEHPVTEMITGIDLVQEMFRVAGGAALSIRQEDVRVSGHAIECRINAEDPARGFMPAPGRIGTLEIPEGEGVRFDTMLYEGYTVPPFYDSLLGKLIVHADTREACLDRLKTALEGLKVEGLATTIPLHLALVDDDNVRRGDYHTRFLETWLETHFALPVTRKVEVA; this is translated from the coding sequence GCTGGCCGTCAGGCTCGCCGACGAGGCCATCAACATCGGCTCGCCTGCGCCCAAGAAATCCTATCTCAATATCGAGGCAGTGATCGATGCCGCCAAAGCGGCCGGCGTCGATGCCGTCCATCCGGGCTACGGCTTCCTGTCTGAGAATGGAGATTTTGCCGATGCCGTCGTTGCCGCCGGCATGATTTTCATCGGCCCGAGCGGTGACGCAATCCGTCTATTGGGCGACAAGGTGGCGGCCCGCTCCGTTGCAGCCAGCGCCGGTGTGCCCACCGTCCCCGGCAGCGACGGGCGCGTCGATACGCTCGAGGCTGCGCGCGCAGTGGTCGAAAAAACCGGCTTTCCGATGATGATCAAGGCAGCGGCAGGCGGTGGCGGGCGCGGTATCCGCATTGTCCAGACACTGGCCGATCTGGAACAGCAGTTCCCGCAGGCCTCGGCGGAGGCGGCAGCGGCCTTTGGCGATGGCGGTCTCTATCTCGAAAAGGTCATTACGCGGGCACGGCATGTCGAAGTACAGATTCTTGGCGATGGCGAGAACGTCGTTCATTGCTTCGAGCGGGAATGCTCGTTGCAACGTCGCCGCCAGAAGGTTTGGGAGGAAGCGCCTGCTTTTCTATTGCCGGCCGATATCCGCGAAAAGCTATGCGCAAGCGCAGTTGCGCTCGCCCGCGCCGTAAAATACCGGGGGGCAGGAACTGTCGAATATCTCTATGACGAGGACGCCGGCGCGTTCTATTTCATCGAGGTCAATACCCGCATTCAGGTCGAGCATCCTGTAACCGAAATGATCACCGGAATCGATCTGGTGCAGGAGATGTTTCGCGTTGCCGGTGGCGCTGCGCTGTCCATCCGGCAGGAGGATGTCCGCGTATCCGGCCATGCCATCGAATGTCGCATCAATGCGGAGGACCCTGCCCGCGGCTTCATGCCGGCGCCGGGCCGGATCGGGACGCTGGAGATACCGGAGGGTGAAGGCGTGCGTTTCGATACCATGCTTTACGAAGGTTATACGGTGCCGCCATTCTACGACAGCCTGCTCGGCAAGCTGATCGTCCACGCAGACACCCGCGAAGCCTGCCTCGACCGGCTGAAGACGGCGCTCGAAGGTCTGAAGGTCGAAGGGCTTGCAACCACCATTCCTTTGCACCTGGCGCTGGTTGACGACGACAACGTCCGACGCGGCGATTACCACACCCGGTTTCTCGAAACCTGGCTTGAGACGCATTTTGCCTTGCCCGTTACCCGGAAAGTGGAGGTTGCCTGA
- a CDS encoding 5-oxoprolinase subunit B family protein: protein MQSRYTFGGDEHLFVECSDEMSLDAFFKSLSMAKGVRDSAIKGVTEICPANASFQIKFNPDIIKPDDILKEVKAIEGAAEKAEPVLKTRIVEIPVFYNDPWTHETLMRFRERHQEPSGTDLDYAARINDFASVDDFVTAHSGSPWFVSMVGFVAGLPFMYQMVERQRQIEVPKYLRPRTDTPRLTVGHGGCFGCIYSVRGAGGYQMFGITPMPIFDPTQTTSYLRDFMVFFRPGDIVKFKPIDRDAYDQAVEDVDKGAFYPPIREVTFDLRAFQKNIAGTNANLEGMLNGH from the coding sequence ATGCAGAGCCGCTATACATTCGGGGGTGACGAACACCTTTTCGTTGAATGCAGTGACGAGATGTCGCTGGACGCCTTCTTCAAGAGTCTTTCGATGGCCAAGGGGGTGCGCGACAGCGCGATCAAGGGCGTAACGGAAATCTGCCCGGCCAATGCCTCTTTCCAGATCAAGTTCAACCCCGACATCATAAAGCCGGACGATATCCTGAAAGAGGTCAAGGCGATCGAGGGCGCGGCTGAAAAGGCCGAACCGGTTCTGAAAACACGCATTGTCGAAATACCCGTGTTTTACAACGACCCGTGGACGCACGAGACACTGATGCGGTTTCGCGAACGGCATCAGGAACCGTCGGGGACCGATCTCGATTATGCGGCGCGTATCAACGACTTCGCGTCGGTCGACGATTTCGTGACGGCGCACTCGGGTTCGCCCTGGTTCGTGTCCATGGTGGGCTTCGTTGCCGGTCTGCCCTTCATGTACCAGATGGTGGAGCGCCAGCGGCAGATCGAGGTGCCGAAATATCTGCGGCCGCGTACGGATACGCCGCGCCTCACCGTCGGACATGGCGGCTGCTTCGGCTGCATCTATTCGGTGCGGGGTGCAGGGGGCTATCAGATGTTCGGCATCACCCCGATGCCGATCTTCGATCCGACGCAGACAACCAGCTACCTGCGAGACTTCATGGTGTTCTTCCGTCCCGGTGATATCGTCAAGTTCAAGCCGATCGATCGCGATGCCTACGATCAGGCGGTCGAGGATGTGGACAAGGGCGCCTTTTACCCACCGATCCGCGAGGTGACCTTCGACCTTCGGGCGTTCCAGAAGAATATCGCCGGCACCAATGCCAATCTGGAGGGCATGCTCAATGGCCATTAA
- a CDS encoding GntR family transcriptional regulator produces MIRNRPAQNTQRRYEIAEQILRENIDGGLLPAGLVLLEGPIAEILQTSRAPVQRALARLESDGLIHRFNGRGFLVGPPNAGLVPDRTDIKSFGIVIARDADEALQSRSSWERIYNTVEADVAGCVVFGQYRIIEIELANHFKVSRTVVRDVLGRLHERGLVRKNQSSHWIAGPLTAQTIKDHFAFRRMLEPSALLAGAENIDRDRLNDLFVRLLEMEGSDVGEHLENLDALQSQMIDICVMTNANEKMRELIRNNLLPLDASERLLRHLGLPSDPTVITEMRLIVELLVRGAAKAAAAMLEAHLDAAMRRMIAQMKIVSIIPGPTVTADYLTRVE; encoded by the coding sequence ATGATACGAAACCGGCCGGCACAGAACACCCAGCGACGTTACGAGATCGCCGAGCAGATTCTGCGTGAGAATATCGACGGTGGCCTGCTGCCTGCGGGGCTTGTCCTGCTGGAGGGGCCGATTGCCGAAATTCTTCAGACGTCGCGTGCGCCCGTCCAGCGCGCGCTTGCGCGTCTTGAGTCCGATGGCCTCATTCATCGTTTCAACGGGCGTGGCTTTCTCGTCGGCCCGCCGAACGCAGGACTGGTTCCCGACCGGACGGATATCAAGTCCTTCGGCATCGTCATTGCGCGGGATGCCGATGAGGCTTTGCAAAGTCGGTCGTCCTGGGAGCGTATCTACAATACTGTCGAGGCCGACGTCGCCGGCTGTGTTGTGTTCGGGCAATACCGCATCATCGAGATCGAGCTCGCAAACCATTTCAAGGTCAGCCGAACGGTGGTCCGCGACGTCCTTGGCCGGTTGCATGAACGCGGTCTGGTGCGCAAGAACCAGAGTTCGCACTGGATCGCCGGGCCGCTGACAGCCCAGACCATCAAGGACCACTTTGCATTCCGGCGCATGCTGGAGCCTTCGGCGCTTCTGGCCGGCGCAGAGAATATCGATCGCGACAGGCTGAACGATCTTTTCGTGCGGCTTCTCGAGATGGAAGGCAGCGATGTCGGCGAGCATCTGGAAAATCTTGATGCGCTGCAGTCCCAGATGATCGACATCTGCGTGATGACCAACGCCAACGAAAAGATGCGCGAATTGATCCGAAACAATCTCCTGCCGCTGGATGCCTCCGAGCGCCTGTTGCGCCATCTGGGTCTGCCGAGCGACCCCACCGTTATTACCGAAATGCGGCTCATCGTCGAACTTCTGGTGCGCGGCGCCGCCAAGGCGGCGGCGGCCATGCTTGAAGCGCATCTCGATGCGGCGATGCGTCGGATGATCGCCCAGATGAAGATCGTCTCGATCATCCCCGGCCCGACGGTGACGGCCGACTATCTCACGCGGGTCGAATAG
- a CDS encoding biotin-dependent carboxyltransferase family protein, with protein sequence MAIKVLHHGLSTTVQDLGRPGYFHLGIPIGGAMDRLAMRAANLLVGNEENAAGLEAVFMGPKMEFTKDALVAVTGADMPAKVDGVAQPGWTAFAVKAGQTLTFDFLKSGARIYIAIAGGIDVPVALGSRSTYPIGALGGFKGRALAAGDELPLGTANAGIAGRTVPEALRRMPGNPAELRVLPGLYWDRLTDDAKESFFADAWKVAPEADRMGYRFRGGRKLSFIDRTQPFGAGSDPSNIVDSCYPYGSIQVPGGTEPIILHRDAVSGGGYFMMGTVISADMDLIGQLQPHTPTRFIKVTMEEALEARTERAKLIAAIRQSLS encoded by the coding sequence ATGGCCATTAAGGTTCTGCACCATGGTCTGTCGACGACCGTCCAGGATCTCGGGCGGCCCGGCTATTTCCACCTCGGCATTCCGATCGGCGGTGCGATGGATCGCTTGGCGATGCGAGCAGCCAATCTGCTGGTCGGCAACGAGGAGAATGCGGCCGGGCTTGAAGCCGTATTCATGGGGCCGAAGATGGAATTCACGAAAGATGCGCTGGTCGCCGTCACCGGCGCCGATATGCCGGCGAAAGTCGATGGCGTGGCCCAGCCCGGATGGACGGCCTTCGCGGTGAAGGCCGGACAGACGCTCACCTTCGATTTCCTGAAATCGGGCGCGCGGATCTATATCGCCATTGCGGGTGGCATCGATGTGCCCGTGGCGTTGGGCAGTCGCTCGACCTATCCGATCGGCGCGCTGGGCGGCTTCAAGGGCCGGGCGCTTGCCGCTGGCGACGAATTGCCCCTGGGAACTGCAAACGCCGGGATCGCCGGTCGCACCGTGCCGGAGGCGCTGCGCCGCATGCCGGGCAATCCGGCCGAGCTTCGCGTGCTTCCCGGTCTGTACTGGGACCGGCTGACGGATGATGCGAAGGAAAGCTTCTTTGCCGATGCCTGGAAGGTCGCACCCGAGGCCGACCGCATGGGTTATCGCTTTCGCGGCGGCCGAAAGCTGTCCTTCATCGACCGGACGCAGCCTTTCGGCGCAGGTTCAGACCCGTCGAACATCGTCGACAGTTGCTACCCCTATGGTTCCATTCAGGTTCCCGGTGGCACGGAGCCAATCATCCTGCACCGGGACGCTGTATCCGGCGGAGGGTATTTCATGATGGGAACGGTCATTTCAGCCGATATGGACCTGATCGGCCAACTCCAGCCGCACACGCCGACCCGCTTTATCAAGGTGACGATGGAGGAGGCTCTCGAAGCGCGCACCGAGCGCGCAAAACTCATCGCCGCTATACGGCAAAGCCTGTCCTGA